Proteins from a single region of Cystobacter ferrugineus:
- a CDS encoding WD40 repeat domain-containing serine/threonine protein kinase, producing the protein MSQGKPAETGVSISDESAPSERAPADAPLLTDVSMREPESSGIGDAPTLRTLTPTSLERLRPSHLLPVVDPAHYALVGELAHGGIGRILRARDLRLGRPVAIKQMLSPTPGTESRFMTEAFVTARLQHPAIVPVYEAGRWPNGELFYSMKLVSGRSLADVIAEHKTLEERLALLPHVLAVAEAMAYAHSERIIHRDLKPANILVGGFGETVVIDWGLAKDLSRAENTALSQALVPEGSSPDDGLTRVGTVMGTPAYMPPEQAAGQSVDERADVYALGAILYHLLAGTRPYEGNTSDQVLAKVVSGPPRPLAHLQEGIPRDLLAIVSKAMARRPDDRYTTAREMAEDLRRFQTGQIVGAYEYSRMELLRRFVRRHRAALMVTAVALVLLAALGEESFRRISAERDAAQETNDQLQLTQARDDVEDAPNEAIEHLRKISHSFKKWSAARTIAADAQAHGFTTVLRGHTQTINDIAFTADGGALVSVSDDSTLRVWDLEQGQSLHELKAHEDEVWRLRMLPEGRGFITSDKQGVLRQWDPTTYESRVFASLGGPVSAITVGCEGRCLLAATQADDVLHQWDLATGEARTFHTGVQGIEELLVSPLGPWVFVRGHRNAASALGNLAQGSFQVLKQTRPTAGGFCPDGRLFTVDAQGELHAWRPGTSEGRLLTRNLGIGTALTFVPGTAWVVIGTQEGVIRLWNFDTGLLRELHHHQGLVNSLDVTSDGRHLASASADRTAVLWELATGEPRVLRGPRQQAHLVLFSPDDRRLAMASYTGQLRSFSMETKLHHVLSAGAAPQVSLVLSSNGKRLATMSEQGVLRLLDAYSGRTIQEVPGFSPEAMGISPDGDWLAAGGVDGRVHLYASDTGSERPLPPGHETRVTAVTFSGKDPRLATADEHGEIWLWEPGEGQGRRLGTHGAKVWQLAFSPQDGSLASAGDNGEVRLWNVATGDFRSLPGNKGAVHAVAISPDGDHLVMGGMDQLLFWDLRSGQRIERDTKKGDVLELRYSPGGDVVASRDLRDGNVMLWDGRTGEPRQTGESHGMLRGHQGDVLGIAFSPDGTRLASASLDKTVRLWDLATGENRALRGHTGPVGAVAFFPDGKTLVSTGHDGTTRHWPDDLPLEPEALRAWMSTFKQDKPPSMNSWP; encoded by the coding sequence ATGAGTCAGGGCAAGCCCGCCGAGACGGGTGTATCCATCAGCGACGAGTCGGCACCATCCGAGAGAGCCCCCGCGGACGCGCCTCTCCTCACGGACGTGTCCATGCGCGAGCCGGAGTCCTCCGGTATCGGGGATGCGCCCACGCTGCGCACGCTCACTCCAACGAGTCTGGAGCGGCTCCGCCCCAGTCACCTGCTGCCCGTGGTGGACCCCGCGCACTACGCGCTCGTGGGGGAACTCGCGCACGGCGGCATCGGCCGCATTCTCCGCGCGCGGGATCTGCGGCTCGGCCGGCCGGTGGCCATCAAGCAGATGCTGTCCCCCACTCCGGGGACCGAGTCGCGCTTCATGACCGAGGCGTTCGTCACCGCGCGGCTGCAGCACCCGGCGATCGTGCCGGTGTACGAGGCGGGACGCTGGCCGAACGGCGAGCTGTTCTACTCGATGAAGCTCGTCTCCGGACGCTCGCTGGCGGACGTGATCGCCGAGCACAAGACGCTGGAGGAGCGGCTGGCCCTGCTGCCCCACGTGCTGGCGGTGGCCGAGGCCATGGCCTACGCCCACTCCGAGCGCATCATCCACCGCGACCTCAAGCCGGCCAACATCCTGGTGGGTGGGTTCGGCGAGACGGTGGTCATCGACTGGGGCCTGGCCAAGGATCTCTCGCGCGCGGAGAACACCGCGCTCTCCCAGGCGCTCGTTCCCGAGGGGTCCTCGCCAGACGATGGCCTGACCCGGGTGGGCACGGTGATGGGGACGCCCGCGTACATGCCGCCGGAGCAGGCCGCGGGTCAGTCCGTGGACGAGCGCGCCGACGTCTACGCGCTGGGGGCCATCCTCTACCACCTGCTCGCGGGCACCCGTCCGTATGAGGGGAACACGTCGGATCAGGTGCTGGCGAAGGTGGTGAGCGGCCCTCCCCGGCCACTGGCCCACCTCCAGGAGGGCATCCCGAGGGATCTGCTGGCCATCGTGAGCAAGGCGATGGCGCGCCGTCCCGACGACCGCTACACCACGGCGCGCGAGATGGCGGAGGATCTGCGGCGCTTCCAGACGGGACAGATCGTCGGGGCGTACGAGTACTCGCGGATGGAGTTGCTGCGCCGTTTCGTGCGGCGCCACCGGGCCGCGCTGATGGTCACGGCGGTGGCCCTGGTGCTGCTCGCCGCCCTGGGCGAGGAGAGCTTCCGCCGGATTTCCGCCGAGCGGGATGCCGCCCAGGAGACGAACGATCAACTCCAACTGACGCAGGCGCGCGATGACGTGGAGGATGCGCCCAACGAAGCCATCGAGCACTTACGGAAGATCTCGCACAGCTTCAAGAAATGGTCGGCGGCGCGCACGATCGCGGCGGATGCCCAGGCCCATGGTTTCACCACCGTGCTGCGCGGTCACACCCAGACCATCAACGACATCGCCTTCACGGCCGATGGCGGGGCACTCGTCTCCGTCAGCGATGACTCCACGCTGCGGGTCTGGGACCTTGAGCAGGGCCAGTCACTGCACGAGCTGAAGGCTCACGAAGACGAGGTCTGGCGCCTCCGGATGCTCCCGGAAGGCCGGGGCTTCATCACCAGCGACAAGCAGGGGGTGCTGCGCCAGTGGGACCCCACCACCTACGAGTCCAGGGTCTTCGCGTCCCTGGGGGGCCCCGTGTCGGCGATCACCGTGGGTTGTGAGGGCCGATGCCTGCTCGCCGCCACCCAGGCGGATGACGTCCTCCATCAATGGGATCTGGCCACGGGGGAGGCCCGCACGTTCCACACGGGAGTGCAGGGCATCGAGGAACTGTTGGTGTCACCGCTCGGCCCCTGGGTGTTCGTGCGGGGCCACCGCAACGCGGCCTCGGCTTTGGGAAACCTGGCGCAGGGCTCCTTCCAGGTGTTGAAGCAGACCCGGCCCACCGCCGGGGGGTTCTGCCCGGATGGCCGCCTGTTCACGGTGGACGCCCAGGGTGAGCTCCACGCCTGGAGGCCCGGAACGTCCGAGGGACGCCTGCTCACGCGCAACCTGGGCATCGGCACGGCGCTCACCTTCGTGCCCGGCACGGCCTGGGTGGTGATCGGTACCCAGGAGGGAGTGATCCGGCTCTGGAACTTCGACACGGGTCTGCTGCGGGAGCTCCACCATCACCAGGGGCTCGTCAACAGCCTGGACGTCACCTCGGATGGCCGCCATCTCGCCTCGGCCAGCGCCGATCGGACCGCGGTGCTCTGGGAACTCGCGACCGGAGAGCCCCGCGTGCTCCGAGGACCCCGGCAACAAGCCCACCTCGTCCTGTTCTCGCCGGATGACCGGCGGCTGGCCATGGCCAGCTACACCGGGCAGCTGCGCTCCTTCTCCATGGAGACGAAGCTCCACCACGTGCTCTCGGCCGGCGCCGCCCCTCAGGTCTCGCTGGTGCTCTCCTCCAACGGCAAACGGCTGGCCACGATGTCCGAGCAGGGCGTCCTACGGCTCCTCGATGCCTACTCGGGCAGGACCATCCAGGAGGTGCCCGGCTTCTCCCCGGAGGCGATGGGCATATCCCCGGACGGCGATTGGCTGGCCGCGGGTGGAGTCGATGGACGGGTCCACCTGTACGCCTCCGACACTGGAAGCGAGCGGCCCCTGCCGCCAGGACATGAGACCCGTGTCACGGCGGTCACCTTCTCCGGGAAGGACCCGCGCCTCGCCACGGCGGACGAGCACGGGGAGATATGGCTGTGGGAGCCTGGCGAGGGCCAGGGACGCCGTCTCGGAACACACGGAGCCAAGGTGTGGCAGCTCGCGTTCTCGCCCCAGGACGGGAGCCTCGCCTCGGCGGGCGACAATGGCGAGGTGCGGCTGTGGAACGTGGCCACGGGCGATTTCCGCTCCCTGCCCGGCAACAAGGGCGCCGTGCACGCCGTGGCCATCTCCCCGGATGGCGATCACCTCGTCATGGGAGGCATGGATCAGCTCTTATTCTGGGATCTGCGCAGTGGACAGCGCATTGAACGGGACACGAAGAAAGGAGACGTGCTGGAGCTGCGCTACTCACCCGGGGGCGACGTGGTGGCCAGCCGCGATCTCAGGGATGGCAACGTGATGCTCTGGGACGGACGGACGGGGGAGCCACGACAGACGGGGGAGTCCCACGGCATGCTCCGAGGACACCAGGGTGATGTCCTCGGCATCGCCTTCTCTCCGGACGGGACGCGCCTGGCCTCGGCGAGCCTCGACAAGACCGTGCGGCTGTGGGACCTGGCCACCGGGGAGAATCGCGCGCTGCGAGGCCACACCGGACCGGTGGGGGCGGTGGCCTTCTTCCCGGACGGGAAGACGCTCGTCTCCACTGGCCACGACGGCACCACCCGGCACTGGCCGGACGACCTGCCCCTGGAACCAGAGGCCCTGCGTGCCTGGATGAGTACTTTCAAACAAGACAAACCGCCCTCCATGAACTCCTGGCCCTGA
- a CDS encoding FAD-dependent oxidoreductase, protein MELTRRELVAAFLGSAVAASACRKTAPRERVPGALVDRVVDTGHRLRAGPLPLAAEAQPVDVLVVGGGVAGLSAAWRLAAAGVKDVRVLELDAEAGGTSRSGKNAVSAYPWGAHYLPAPLVDAGPVMRLLREMDAVTGVDDQGQPTFDETLLVSEPEERIFYRGEWYEGLYLRAGASSEDLEELRRFEARMNGFAAARDGRGRKAFAVPTALSSDDAEWTALDKLSFARWLEAEGFRSPRLRWLVDYACRDDYGTTAEGVSAWAGIWYFAARQNGQGERSEGFLSWPEGNGRLVHQLLSALPPGQVEPGVLVHTVTPGPEGCRVDAVEAGTGRPRAWRARQVVLACPRFVAAHLVAPWRERRPEWLGAFQYGPWVVANLTLSEAPLSRGFPLSWDNVLYESRSLGYVVATHQRLRMDEQGPTVLTWYLPMAGLDVKAERQKVLSASYGDWEGLVMADLMPAHPGIASRARRLEVMRWGHAMVRPVPGFLWGPERLAAQESLGEHLHFAHSDLGGLALFEEANWFGVKAAERALKGLGRESPSWL, encoded by the coding sequence GTGGAACTGACGCGGCGGGAGCTGGTGGCCGCGTTCCTCGGCTCGGCCGTGGCGGCCAGCGCGTGCCGCAAGACGGCGCCGCGCGAGCGCGTGCCCGGAGCGCTCGTGGACCGGGTGGTGGACACGGGCCACCGGTTGCGCGCGGGCCCGCTCCCGCTCGCCGCCGAGGCCCAGCCGGTGGACGTGCTGGTGGTGGGCGGAGGGGTGGCGGGCCTGAGCGCGGCGTGGCGGCTGGCGGCCGCGGGCGTGAAGGACGTGCGGGTGCTGGAACTGGACGCGGAGGCGGGCGGTACGTCGCGCTCGGGGAAGAACGCGGTGTCCGCCTACCCGTGGGGCGCGCACTACCTGCCGGCGCCCCTGGTGGACGCGGGCCCGGTGATGCGGCTGCTGCGCGAGATGGACGCGGTGACGGGCGTGGACGACCAGGGCCAGCCCACCTTCGACGAGACCCTGCTCGTGAGCGAGCCCGAGGAGCGCATCTTCTACCGGGGCGAGTGGTACGAGGGCCTGTACCTGCGCGCGGGCGCCAGCTCCGAGGACCTGGAGGAGTTGCGGCGCTTCGAGGCGCGGATGAACGGCTTCGCGGCGGCGCGGGATGGGCGTGGGCGCAAGGCCTTCGCGGTGCCCACGGCGCTCTCCAGCGATGACGCCGAGTGGACGGCGTTGGACAAGCTCTCCTTCGCCCGGTGGCTGGAGGCGGAGGGCTTCCGCTCGCCCCGGCTGCGGTGGCTGGTGGACTACGCGTGCCGGGACGACTACGGCACCACGGCGGAGGGCGTGTCGGCGTGGGCCGGCATCTGGTACTTCGCCGCCCGGCAGAACGGGCAGGGGGAGCGCAGCGAGGGCTTCCTGAGCTGGCCCGAGGGCAATGGCCGCCTGGTGCACCAGCTCCTGTCCGCACTGCCTCCGGGGCAGGTGGAGCCGGGGGTGTTGGTGCACACGGTGACGCCGGGGCCGGAGGGCTGCCGGGTGGACGCGGTGGAGGCGGGCACGGGACGGCCCCGGGCGTGGCGGGCGCGGCAGGTGGTGCTGGCGTGTCCGCGCTTCGTGGCCGCGCACCTGGTGGCGCCCTGGCGGGAGCGGCGCCCCGAGTGGCTCGGTGCCTTCCAGTATGGGCCGTGGGTGGTGGCCAACCTGACGCTGTCGGAGGCGCCGCTGTCGCGCGGCTTTCCGCTGTCCTGGGACAACGTCCTCTATGAGAGCCGCAGCCTGGGCTACGTGGTGGCCACGCACCAGCGGCTGCGCATGGACGAGCAGGGGCCCACGGTGCTCACCTGGTATCTGCCCATGGCGGGCCTGGACGTGAAGGCCGAGCGCCAGAAGGTGCTCTCCGCGAGCTATGGCGACTGGGAGGGGCTGGTGATGGCCGACCTGATGCCCGCCCACCCCGGCATCGCCTCGCGGGCCCGGCGGCTGGAGGTCATGCGCTGGGGGCATGCGATGGTGCGCCCCGTCCCGGGGTTCCTGTGGGGCCCGGAGCGCCTCGCCGCGCAGGAGAGCCTGGGGGAGCATCTCCATTTCGCGCACTCGGACCTGGGGGGACTGGCGCTCTTCGAGGAGGCCAACTGGTTCGGCGTGAAGGCGGCGGAGCGGGCCTTGAAGGGCCTCGGCCGAGAGAGCCCGAGCTGGCTGTGA
- a CDS encoding DUF350 domain-containing protein, which yields MGVLAVLVNVDNLLASVVYSLVGLAVFVAGLYVFRFIMPFDVHKEIEVDQNTALGIVMGSFIIGLAIIVAAAISG from the coding sequence ATGGGTGTGCTGGCCGTATTGGTGAACGTGGACAACCTGCTGGCGAGCGTCGTGTACTCGCTGGTGGGGCTGGCGGTGTTCGTGGCGGGCCTGTACGTGTTCCGCTTCATCATGCCGTTCGACGTGCACAAGGAGATCGAGGTCGACCAGAACACCGCGCTCGGCATCGTGATGGGCTCCTTCATCATCGGCCTGGCCATCATCGTGGCCGCGGCCATCTCGGGTTGA
- a CDS encoding S-adenosylmethionine decarboxylase family protein produces the protein MVEGRGCKGRNTLTTGQEWLVDVSGCVPERLKDARGLAALFEEIIVLLELKVVGQPQWHVFPEPGGVTGLTLLAESHLTIHTFPEHGFAALNVYCCRPRLCPDFEDLVVRHLGAVSCRVRELRRRVET, from the coding sequence GTGGTAGAAGGTAGGGGCTGCAAGGGGAGGAACACCCTGACGACCGGACAGGAATGGCTGGTGGACGTGAGCGGGTGCGTGCCCGAGCGCCTGAAGGACGCGCGAGGGCTCGCGGCCTTGTTCGAGGAGATCATCGTGCTGCTGGAGTTGAAGGTGGTGGGACAGCCGCAGTGGCACGTGTTTCCGGAGCCCGGTGGCGTCACCGGCCTCACGTTGCTCGCGGAGAGTCATCTGACCATCCACACCTTCCCCGAGCATGGCTTCGCCGCGCTCAACGTCTATTGCTGCCGGCCGCGGTTGTGCCCGGACTTCGAGGATCTGGTGGTGCGTCACCTGGGGGCGGTCTCCTGCCGCGTGCGGGAGCTGCGCCGGAGGGTGGAGACGTGA
- a CDS encoding alpha/beta hydrolase, whose protein sequence is MPAPNAVARLLRSLRALPEARHEAPAGGSTGLAGWFKSETAPPTDITARFHEVYARVRQDEPVLPDEARRHLYLMVKGMLGDELPGYLEDNQFRLEQRGLETREVAVDTEGRLADNVKVVREALLDAIHFGRTVVLVGHSKGGVEAMSTLALYPELRRHVRAVVAMQPPYGGSVIANDLVTTPALRQMLDVTFPSLFQGDAASVEDLSYARRMEFVRQHPYPLDIPTVALATSRLSRRSLMRPLCSYVQERYGWGCDGLVTALDAEVPGSRVVRLADMDHAEAALTGLPGFANYFPGSLTETLVALALDSRVQGT, encoded by the coding sequence GTGCCCGCGCCGAACGCGGTGGCGCGGCTGCTGCGCTCCCTGCGAGCCCTGCCGGAGGCCCGGCACGAGGCCCCGGCGGGTGGCAGCACGGGCCTCGCTGGCTGGTTCAAGTCCGAGACGGCCCCGCCCACGGACATCACCGCGCGCTTCCACGAGGTGTACGCCCGCGTGCGCCAGGACGAGCCCGTGCTGCCCGACGAGGCCAGGCGCCACCTGTACCTGATGGTGAAGGGGATGCTCGGCGACGAGCTGCCCGGCTATCTCGAGGACAACCAGTTCCGGCTGGAGCAGCGGGGGTTGGAGACGCGCGAGGTGGCGGTGGACACCGAGGGGCGGCTCGCGGACAACGTGAAGGTGGTGCGCGAGGCGCTGCTGGACGCCATCCACTTCGGCCGCACGGTGGTGCTGGTGGGCCACAGCAAGGGGGGTGTGGAAGCGATGAGCACGCTCGCGCTCTACCCGGAGCTGCGCCGGCACGTGCGCGCGGTGGTGGCGATGCAGCCGCCCTATGGGGGCTCGGTCATCGCCAATGATCTGGTGACGACGCCCGCGCTCAGGCAGATGCTGGACGTGACCTTCCCCTCGCTCTTCCAGGGGGACGCGGCCTCGGTGGAGGACCTGTCCTACGCGCGGCGGATGGAGTTCGTGCGCCAGCACCCCTACCCCCTGGACATTCCCACCGTGGCGCTGGCCACCTCGCGGCTGTCGCGGCGCTCGCTGATGCGGCCCCTGTGCAGCTACGTCCAGGAGCGCTACGGCTGGGGCTGTGACGGACTGGTGACGGCGCTGGACGCGGAGGTGCCGGGTTCACGCGTGGTGCGGCTGGCGGACATGGACCACGCCGAGGCCGCCCTCACCGGCCTGCCGGGCTTCGCCAACTACTTCCCCGGCTCGCTCACCGAGACGCTGGTCGCCCTGGCGCTCGACTCGCGCGTCCAGGGGACCTAG
- a CDS encoding polyamine aminopropyltransferase translates to MNKTLLFVTVLVIATCGLIYELIIGALASYLLGDSITQFSTVIGCYLFAMGIGSWLSGFIERGVAQRFVEIELGVALVGGMCAPLLFLTFALTDVFRVVLYGSVLLIGTLVGLEIPLLLRLLKDQLAFKDLVSRVLTFDYLGALAASISFPLLFVPRLGLVRTSLLFGLLNALVGLWSTWLLAPVLAHPGRLRVKAVGLSLLLMVGLVLGDRLSNFSEEHLFTDEVVHASNSPYQRIVLTRGKRGFSLYLNGNLQFASVDEYRYHEALVHPALVRAGKLERVLVLGGGDGLAAREILKYPEVKTLTLVDLDPAMTGLATRYGELAELNAHSLADPRMHVVNTDAMEFLREHGEPWDVIVVDFPDPNNFALGKLYTTGFYRLLKKRLAPDGVAVIQSTSPLYARRSFWCVNNTLEAAGFKTQPYHALVPSFGEWGYVLVSHEGVLPRRPLVEGLRFLSEETHASLFQFPPDMGPLPTEVNRLNNQVLVHYYEEEWRRWN, encoded by the coding sequence GTGAACAAGACGCTCCTCTTCGTCACCGTCCTCGTCATCGCCACCTGTGGGCTCATCTACGAGCTCATCATCGGCGCGCTGGCGAGCTATCTGCTCGGCGACTCCATCACCCAGTTCTCCACGGTGATTGGCTGCTACCTGTTCGCCATGGGCATCGGAAGCTGGCTGTCGGGCTTCATCGAGCGGGGCGTGGCCCAGCGCTTCGTGGAGATAGAGCTGGGCGTGGCCCTGGTGGGGGGGATGTGCGCGCCGCTGCTCTTCCTCACCTTCGCGCTCACGGACGTGTTCCGCGTGGTGCTCTACGGCAGCGTGCTGCTCATCGGCACCCTGGTGGGCCTGGAAATCCCCCTGCTGCTGCGCCTGCTCAAGGACCAGCTCGCCTTCAAGGACCTCGTCAGCCGGGTGCTGACGTTCGACTACCTGGGCGCGCTCGCCGCGAGCATCAGCTTCCCCCTGTTGTTCGTGCCGAGGCTGGGCCTGGTGCGCACGTCGCTGCTCTTCGGGCTGCTCAACGCCCTGGTGGGCCTGTGGAGCACGTGGCTGCTGGCCCCGGTACTCGCCCACCCGGGGCGCCTGCGCGTCAAGGCGGTGGGGCTCAGCCTGCTGCTCATGGTGGGGCTCGTCCTGGGCGACCGGTTGAGCAACTTCTCCGAGGAGCACCTCTTCACGGACGAGGTGGTGCACGCGTCGAACTCGCCCTACCAGCGCATCGTCCTCACGCGCGGCAAGCGGGGCTTCTCGCTCTACCTCAATGGCAACCTCCAGTTCGCCAGCGTGGACGAGTACCGCTACCACGAGGCGCTGGTGCACCCGGCCCTGGTGCGCGCGGGGAAGCTCGAGCGCGTGTTGGTGCTCGGGGGCGGTGACGGGCTCGCGGCGCGGGAGATCCTCAAGTACCCCGAGGTGAAGACGCTCACCCTGGTGGACCTGGATCCGGCGATGACCGGGCTCGCCACGCGCTACGGCGAGCTGGCCGAGCTCAACGCGCACTCGCTCGCGGATCCGCGCATGCACGTCGTCAACACCGACGCCATGGAGTTCCTGCGCGAGCACGGCGAGCCCTGGGACGTCATCGTCGTGGACTTCCCGGATCCCAACAACTTCGCGCTGGGCAAGCTGTACACCACGGGCTTCTACCGGCTGCTCAAGAAGCGGCTGGCACCGGACGGGGTGGCCGTCATCCAGAGCACCTCGCCGCTCTACGCCCGGCGCTCCTTCTGGTGCGTGAACAACACGCTCGAGGCGGCGGGCTTCAAGACCCAGCCCTACCATGCCCTGGTGCCCTCGTTCGGCGAGTGGGGCTACGTGCTCGTCTCCCACGAGGGCGTGCTCCCGCGCCGGCCGCTGGTGGAGGGACTGCGCTTCCTCTCCGAGGAGACCCACGCCTCGCTCTTCCAGTTCCCCCCGGACATGGGCCCGTTGCCCACGGAGGTGAACCGGCTGAACAACCAGGTGCTCGTCCACTACTACGAGGAGGAGTGGCGGCGGTGGAACTGA
- a CDS encoding tetratricopeptide repeat protein: protein MNGSSLAVRHVQTALRALAATLILCSAGPALGGDFRQALASAVGSYEQLEYERALEGLDRAEALAQRDDERAEVALHRGIVLGELSRRKAALAAFRSALTLRPTLKLPPRVAPKIERDFEAVRRSLSAAQTSRSNRSGARRAPPSDAPRVETAPEPIAAVTPPELLPALPAETPAVAPSRRLPVLPIALAGASVVAGGLGGFFGLRSSATADKAVATDIRSVRELHHSDARRQASVANVLFGVALTTAAGAAVTWLLSGSEAPDP from the coding sequence ATGAATGGCTCGTCTCTGGCGGTGCGTCACGTCCAGACCGCGCTTCGCGCGCTCGCGGCCACCCTCATCCTGTGCTCGGCGGGACCGGCCCTGGGGGGGGACTTCCGTCAGGCCCTCGCCTCGGCGGTGGGCTCGTACGAGCAGCTCGAATACGAGCGCGCGCTGGAGGGGCTCGACCGCGCGGAGGCCCTGGCGCAACGGGACGACGAGCGGGCGGAGGTCGCGCTCCATCGGGGCATCGTCCTCGGGGAGCTGTCGCGCAGGAAGGCGGCGCTGGCCGCGTTCCGGTCGGCCCTCACCCTGCGCCCCACGCTGAAGCTGCCGCCGAGAGTGGCGCCGAAAATCGAGCGCGATTTCGAAGCGGTGCGCAGGAGCTTGAGCGCGGCGCAGACGTCCCGGAGCAACCGCTCCGGCGCCAGGCGCGCCCCTCCCTCCGATGCACCCCGCGTGGAGACCGCGCCCGAGCCCATTGCGGCGGTGACTCCACCGGAGCTCCTCCCGGCGCTTCCCGCCGAGACCCCGGCCGTGGCTCCATCGCGCCGGCTGCCCGTGCTTCCCATCGCCCTCGCGGGAGCCAGCGTGGTCGCCGGGGGCCTGGGGGGATTCTTCGGCTTGCGCTCCAGCGCCACCGCAGACAAGGCCGTCGCCACGGACATCCGCTCCGTGCGCGAGCTCCACCACTCCGATGCACGTCGACAGGCCTCGGTCGCCAACGTGCTCTTCGGGGTGGCGCTGACCACCGCCGCCGGAGCGGCCGTCACCTGGCTGCTCTCTGGCTCCGAAGCGCCCGACCCTTGA
- a CDS encoding DUF4178 domain-containing protein: MTQGMCPSCGAAVEFSAGSALVVVCGHCQTVVARQGASLEAHGKVGAIVETDSPLRLGAEGRLGRDAYRLVGHLQKDHGAGPWDEWYVEFDDGRTGWLSESEGAFHLLIASGTEQGLELEDFPPGHRFSLVGHRLVVEERGHGRVVAAEGQLPDDVDPSADSHYVDATGPKGVFVTLDFGTSTTDPEVYVGKKLKLTELGIAPDQLRPRVKKVALQQARCTQCNGPLELRAPDQTKRVACPYCGALLDVRKGKLAFLQLLEKPDPGPRIPLGARGKLEGTDWVCIGFLIRSCTVEGVRYPWEEYLLFNRERGFTWLMESNGHWVFLTPLDAGDVSVAPGIAAHLEGQRYRAFQGVEAVTETVLGEFYWEVRAGERSHAEEYVAPPYSVNVDETKNEVTYSRGEYLAPGVIQEAFGLKEPLPEPQGIAPSQPNPHSSGPAWRWAGIWSAALFVVFLLLNALAANEVVLEQSVRLDPDARSGTPSAIHFSKPFDIHKHGNVRAELSSPVNNSWLGVQAELVNEQNGDVIGFYEEVGYYSGSDSDESWSEGSRTESEHLSSVPPGRYVLRTQALFDGAPQGYSYTMKLVSDTPRALWFFWALVVLWVLPLFAVFRASSFETSRWAESNLDSGSGE, translated from the coding sequence GTGACGCAGGGGATGTGTCCCTCGTGTGGGGCGGCGGTGGAGTTCTCCGCGGGCTCGGCGCTGGTGGTGGTGTGTGGCCATTGTCAGACGGTGGTGGCGCGCCAGGGCGCGTCCCTCGAGGCCCATGGCAAGGTGGGCGCCATCGTCGAGACCGACTCGCCCTTGCGGCTCGGCGCCGAGGGCCGGCTGGGGCGCGATGCGTACCGGCTGGTGGGGCACCTGCAGAAGGACCATGGCGCGGGCCCCTGGGACGAGTGGTACGTGGAGTTCGACGACGGGCGCACCGGCTGGCTCTCCGAGTCCGAGGGCGCCTTCCACCTGCTCATCGCCTCCGGCACCGAGCAGGGCCTGGAGCTCGAGGACTTCCCGCCCGGCCACCGCTTCAGCCTGGTGGGGCACCGGCTCGTGGTGGAGGAGCGGGGGCATGGCCGCGTGGTGGCCGCCGAGGGCCAGTTGCCCGACGACGTGGACCCCAGCGCGGACAGCCACTACGTGGACGCCACCGGGCCCAAGGGCGTCTTCGTGACGCTGGACTTCGGGACGTCGACGACGGACCCCGAGGTCTATGTCGGCAAGAAGCTGAAGCTCACGGAGCTGGGCATCGCGCCGGACCAGCTCCGGCCGCGGGTGAAGAAGGTCGCGCTGCAGCAGGCGCGCTGCACCCAGTGCAACGGTCCCCTGGAACTGCGCGCGCCGGATCAAACCAAGCGCGTGGCGTGCCCCTACTGCGGCGCGCTCCTGGACGTGCGCAAGGGCAAGCTCGCCTTCCTCCAACTGCTGGAGAAGCCGGACCCGGGGCCCCGCATTCCCCTGGGCGCGCGGGGCAAGCTGGAGGGGACCGACTGGGTGTGCATCGGCTTCCTGATTCGCTCGTGCACGGTGGAGGGGGTGCGCTACCCGTGGGAGGAGTACCTCCTGTTCAACCGGGAGCGGGGCTTCACCTGGCTCATGGAGTCCAACGGGCATTGGGTGTTCCTCACGCCCCTGGACGCGGGCGATGTGTCGGTGGCTCCGGGAATCGCCGCGCACCTCGAGGGCCAGCGCTACCGGGCCTTCCAGGGCGTGGAGGCCGTCACCGAGACGGTGCTCGGCGAGTTCTACTGGGAGGTGCGCGCCGGGGAGAGATCGCACGCCGAGGAATACGTGGCACCGCCGTACTCGGTGAACGTGGACGAGACGAAGAACGAGGTGACGTACTCGCGTGGCGAGTACCTGGCGCCCGGTGTCATCCAGGAGGCCTTCGGGCTGAAGGAGCCCCTGCCCGAGCCCCAGGGCATCGCGCCCAGCCAGCCCAACCCCCACTCGAGCGGACCCGCCTGGCGGTGGGCGGGTATCTGGAGCGCGGCCCTGTTCGTCGTCTTCCTGTTGCTCAACGCGCTCGCCGCCAACGAAGTGGTGCTGGAGCAGTCCGTGCGGCTGGATCCGGATGCCCGCTCGGGGACGCCCTCGGCCATCCACTTCAGCAAGCCCTTCGACATCCACAAGCACGGCAACGTGCGCGCCGAGCTGTCCTCGCCCGTGAACAACTCCTGGCTGGGTGTGCAGGCGGAGCTCGTCAACGAGCAGAACGGCGACGTCATCGGCTTCTACGAGGAAGTGGGCTACTACTCCGGCAGCGACTCGGATGAGTCCTGGAGCGAGGGAAGCCGGACGGAGAGCGAGCACCTGTCCTCGGTGCCTCCCGGGCGCTATGTGCTGCGCACCCAGGCGCTCTTCGACGGCGCGCCCCAGGGGTACAGCTATACGATGAAGCTCGTGAGCGATACCCCGCGCGCGCTCTGGTTCTTCTGGGCGCTGGTGGTGTTGTGGGTGCTGCCCCTGTTCGCGGTCTTCCGCGCCTCGAGCTTCGAGACATCACGTTGGGCGGAGAGCAACCTGGACTCCGGCTCGGGAGAGTGA